TGAAAGTTgcaacaaaatataaatatcctttttttttttttaactcacactTACGAGCTacaatgtgtaaaaaaaaaaggttcaccTGGGCCCTAAATTTGATTGCATCATTAAATATATGCTAAATGTAAACTAGAGATCCATAACATGCTGATGGTGCCACACATTAAATGAGAAATTGTTCTTAATGTCTTGCCTGGCAAAATaaaggttaaataaaaataaaaaataaacgtTCAGGTGCACCGATCTTCTTGATACGCTTACACTGAAAAATATATCTTGGCCTGTGACTGCCTGTCACTAACACTGACAGAGACGAAACCGAATGTAACCACCACAAAAGTGAAAAGATATCAAACTTGTATGTGATTGGCCTCAGAATTGACCTTTGAGGCACTCCACACCAGCTGAGATGTAAAACTGTGTCAGAGATGAAAGGAGACCTTGAGCGATGCCAGTGAAAACAACCCAACCGCAAGGATGACCCTGTTGAGTGACTTAATCAGTGGCAGTAAAAGCAAGAAGGTCACTGTAAGTGAAGTTTAAGTGCCGCATCTTGAGCACAGATCAGAAAGGTTGCTTCTTTTCAGAACAGCTATTCAGCTTTCAAAGACATGCTTCTTCAAGAACCTTTGACAAAAGGACAGCTGGGAAACTGGTCTTACTTTGCTGTGGATGATCAGATTTCACATACAGTGTCTCACAGTGTCTCACCATGCATTTTTGTCTGCTAGATATGATGATTGTtaaattgtgtgtttttactcaTTTAAGCCCAGTCACACGCCTAAACATAATCACAGAGGCATAGATAAAGACATTATGTTTACTGGCTTCATTAGACCATAAAATACACTGACTCCTTTCCTTAGCCTCTGTTATGTTCTCAGTGTGTTGCTAAATGTCTCGAAAGACACATTCAATACAATGTAACATACTATCTGGCCTCCTAGTGGGCTATGATTGGCTTACACAAAGCACTGAGAAGATTTtactggcagagagaaagggaaccACTCATGGATTTACATAAGCCCTGAGAAAAATGTAGCTATTCTGTCCACTTTGTGTATTCCGATCAAGTGTGTTTTGTGCCAGTTTGAACATGTCACATGTTCTCTGACTGGCAACAGTATATTTTGTGCACCTGCATTGTTAATGGAAGGAGGCCATTATACAGGTGCTTTGGGTGTGATCAAAACATGTGAGTGACAGGAAACTCAGTGGATAGAAGTCAGCTCACCTATATTTGGCATCTGCTTTACAACAGCATGTTTTGAAGTTAAGGTGTGACATGACTACCACAGGGATGCCCAGTGTTTCAGGCTCGTATTGAAGAACACCAATGGGGTTATGTGTACATTTACTACACTACCATataaaaagctgttttaaatTTCCGGAACTGTGGGATCGCTCTTGCTTGGTAATAACCTTTCTATTTTTATGGTGCAAGATATACTCATATATTTATTGTCTTATGAGGGAAAGTGTTACTGGCCTGGAATTAACCTGGAGATTAGTGATTTGTTTTATGGCATACAAGAAAGTTAACTCTGTTGGAATAAAACTCAAAGATGAGAAtacatgacagaaagagagagggagaggactCTTTGAGTTGGAgacattgacttttttttttttttttttacgttgcattattgtttacagtttattgtgAATGtgatagactttttttttaaaagagaatttcTGCTGCAATTCTCACCTGAcagtcaacatttttttttttttaattcgtgTTTTCAGAGTGTCTTCGGGCTCcctctactgtttttttttaattcgtgTTTTCAGAGTGTCTTCGGGCTCCCTCtactgttttgttgctgttactGTTGTAACATTCCTCGAATTCAAGGTCCTCTGGATCTGGTTCTGGAGGCTATGGGTTTGGAGAAATAGTACGCTGGCACTATTATTTATTCTTAAACGAATCCCAGTTTTCTTTTACGTAGATTTGAAACTGGGAATTTTATGGGTCTGAATCTCATGTAACTCATATTTCTGACTATTTACTGAAAATAATAACTTGCATAGTAAGACTCCTATTTTAACCGTAGGATTTCTTCTTTGTCACTCACCAGAGGGGCGACgtagtattttgttatttttatatacaAAATGTCATGCTTGAAATGACGATATTGTTTATGTTAAATTGGGATAAAAATCCGAAACGGTTTTGTTTGTAGTCGATTGTCAGTGAGTGCTATAATTATTTATGTAAGGACATCTGTGCACCTGGACACGTATTTATCAAAATACCTTTGCTTGTTTTCATCgtttttgtaaaaataaatgaaacggCTTTAAGTGCACCGGAAGTATATTGTAGCTGTCCAGACCGGACGTGAcgtaaaaaatgttttacccTTAAGCtgtaattaatatatatttatgataTCTGATCAATTAAATCGATatgatatttaaattatttttaaaaacttaCAATGTTTTGGTAAAAATATACTGTTCGTTAATTCCAAAAACTGGTATAAGAATGATTGACGTGATTTTAGTCCaactgaaggaggagaaaacTCGGCTATTTCCGCTATATGCAAAGTGATTTGAGGACATAAGCGTTCTGTGTGACATCTGACAGGAGTACGTCTCTGAGCTGCATAGTTGCGAAACACGTTGTTTCTCCAAAGATACTTGCTTActtatttaactttttaaaaatgaacagtatTATTAGATCTACGGCTCGTTGTCTCCGGGCGGGGAATACGCTTTATCGAAGTAATCAAGTTAATGGGCACTTATCGTTTGTCTCAGTCCGACTGTGTTCGTCAGATGCAATTCAGAAGAACCTTGGCGAGATGGTTAAGAAGGACAAAgttgttgtgtttatgaaagGGACTCCGGCCCAGCCGATGTGTGGCTTCAGTAACGCCGTGGTTCAGATTCTGAGGATGCATGGCGTAGACGAATATACCTCATACAACGTCTTGGAGGACCAGGATATCAGACAAGGTCAGTAACGTGATTAGACTGGTTTAGGTAGTTATCGGCCTTAATAAGGCTAACGCACAATTCATAAGACGATATCCGAACAACGTGAAATTTGATCGCTCACCTAACTTACCACTTGCATCtgaatgtcagtttttttttccggttGCTGCTATATTAGGCAGTTAAGTAGTTAACAACGCATCCAAGAATTGCTGATCTCACGGATGTTAATCAGGAGTTTAAGTTAATTGTGCCAAATGGCAGTGGAGCACACGGCGTTTTTAACAAACCAATGCTGCTGGCCAGAGAGCCTGGGCTGGTTATCATTACCGTAGTCAGGAGCGTGCTTGCGTCTGAAGATTGCCTTTTATCAGTGTTTCGCACAGTTGATCATGGGGCGTTGACTTCAAGTCACCTCTGACAGTGTTAGAACCTCGAGAAAATGGGTAGTGTAAATACGTTATTAGCCTAGCTTAGTTGGTTTGATggataatgttttgtttttctaatttaTGTTGGTTGTACGTTGTGAACTTGCATAGGAAGATTTTTGTTCACCACGTCAGTGACTGTTTTTTGATTTTGGTTGGTAATAATTTCCTTAATTGTGAAAGGACGTTTTATTGTAACCTAAGTTTGGAATGGTGTAATCTTTTCTTGCACCCAGTTTCAACACATTTCAATGACTACAGAGCATGCATGCCTCTCAGGATTAGGTTTTGATTAAGTTTTCAGGTGCTCGCTCCCCATATATAATCCTAAattatttcaattaaaaaaggACATTAAGCAGCTAAACTGAGTCAGCAAGATAGTTTTGACGTCACAAAGATCAAACGTGTGCTCaagctgaggggaaaaaatcaaactgGATACGgttagagcttttttttttttttttgaagacattaGATGTTTTTTAGGATATTAAATGCATTAAACGGCTTACTAAAACAGGATAATGACATACGCTGCTACACACTGAGTGATGTGAATAATCTtatgatgttaaaaaaaaaaaaaccctttgacgTGGACTGTAGTTTTTAACTTTGCCGCATTCATTCCAAGGAAAAGACGGCGAGGAGGGAATTGACTGACAAAATGAGTCAGTTGGATCTTACAACAACCACAGCTGGTTCTGtggttagaaaaaaataaaaaaaatagagaacTGCATACATTTCGAAAGAACTTTGAAAATTCATGAACACTATTGTAGGTTTAAAGTTCCATATGAACAGACAGTTattcatcctgtttttttttttttttgttttttgtttttcccccctgtggAAAAAGGAGTGAAGACCTTCTCCAACTGGCCGACGATTCCACAGGTGTTCTTTAACGGCGAGTTTGTGGGCGGATGCGACATTCTCCTGCAGATGCATCAGAACGGAGACCTGGTGGACGAGCTTCAGAAGCTGGGCATTCGTTCCGCTCTCCTGGACGCCGAGAAGGAGTCCAAATAAAGCCGACGAACAACTTGACCAGTGTGACAGTTAAAGTTATCACGGCTGATTGGCCCGTATGTGAGACTGACTGGCCTGTTagaattctgattggtcagtcagGACTCAGGGGTGGGACGTGGTGggctgtctgtttatgtgtctgtgctggGTTGGGGGGCATAATTTTGAATCTATGTAGTGATGCTGTTGATTCTTAGGGGGCCCATTGCTGAACCATCCTGGGGTGTAACATCTCTGTTGGCTTAAGTTACAGCAGCGTGCGTAGTTTTACAGGTTCAATCACCCATGAGAGCTTTAACATTGAATCACACCAATTGCACATCTCACATTTAGTCATGTGACAGCCTGCTGATTGACAACATTGTCCCCAAAACGACATGAACACATTCATATTCCAGATCACAATCTCCCTCATGTTGACACTCAAGAATATATTGCATATACCACACAAAAATTACTTTtactgtctgttgttttctgacATGTCTCTGTACAACCATGCCTATGTAAGTAAATTGTATATCTGAAAGAATattattaaatgtattattttagaCGCCTGTCAAAACTTTTGTCAATAAAACGTTTTAAACTACATATTACGTAATGCTTTGtttggtgtggttttttttttattattcccATTGTTTTGAAAGGTGACCATGTGTCGCAACACACTGAAGAACAATAGTACTGAGTACTTCCTCTTGAATTTCACAAGTCAAAGTGAAAACCATTCACTGCCTTTTCACTTCATGTGTGGTTCAGTTCACGTcctaataaaatattattattatatattttttttattgctctggtgtacatattttattattttaagcTATGATTCCTCACATTTTGCTCTAGTGTGGGTTAAGTGAACATTTATTCACTCATAGACAGATGTTGCACGTCAGCATTTTAGTTTGAATTTGCCCTGGAGAATCACCCATAATCAGCTGTAACTTGGTGCCAATTGCAGCCTTATGTCCACGTTAGTCACAGTTAATtaagcttttctttttgatgaTCATTGGAGAGGAAGTTCTCTGACACAGAGCCTCTGTAGTCCTTGTCTTAATCTCCCTTTCAAATGATGATAAACTTTAGCCCTGAAACTGTAGCTTTCTCTAGTCTGACACGCTTGGACCAGAGAGCTGTATGTCACCAGCTCACCAACTTTTAATTTCCAGTGTGTTTAAGGGCTGACGACCTATCTGTTCTAGCGGACCAAGTTGGCGTTTTGATAAGTACCTCAGAACTATCGCTAGAGGCTGCTGTTGTACAGGTTAGTGGTGTCCTCTTATAAGCGTCTTTGACATGGGGAATGGAAAAATGAAGCCAGAAAGGACAATAAAATCACATTCCTTTTAAAAACCATCGCTGATCTTAGTTATTAGcgtcccccccctcccccaaaacactaCTGCGAGTTTTTCACTGTCCTGCTTTTACATCTCCTTAGAGACACTTAAAGCGTTCAGAATCGTTTGGAAATTGCCATTCATGATGTCACCACTGTCAGCGAGACcgacttttaaaaatgtgtcatgtTCACGTGCTCATGTTCACAATGCTCAGACTGGTTTAAGTCACTCAATCAATGCAATAGTCTAAACGCGTAGACGTCACATCTCCAGGGAAAAACCCAGAATGGACAATGTTGGGTAAACACTCCAAAGCTATGTTGTCTTTAGCTTAATGACGAAAAAACACCCGCTTCTATCCAGTATTGTATCGTTCGCCGCAAAAATGCCTCTACTTCCCCGCACTTTTTGGGTCCCCCAAACTGGTTACTAGGCAACGGCAGGCTCCGTGATATATAAAAGAGATGGAATACGGAATgcctctgtctcccctccacgTGGAGAGCTCGCTCGCCAACGGAATCAGGTCATTCGCGCGGGTGCCTGGAGGGTGTCGGACACCTCTGCTCTAAACAGAATGTCTGCAGCCGCGAGCCGGTCGCGAcgctgacacccccccccccccctcccggtGGCCGTCAGAAGGACGTCTTCAAAGATGGGGCCGACAGGCGCGAGCTGTTTTTGACCGTTTGTTGCCATTTATAAAGGTGCCAATGCTTATAGGCCCTTAGAGACAACCTTCTTGCCTTCACTGTCTcggtgaacagacagacaaaaaaaagagatcctctttttctcagagCTGAGGTAACCTTCACAAGGAGGACTCTAGTTGCTCTTCTGTCCCTCTGCGTTTTTGACTTGGTGTGACCCTGATGTCTGGGGGAGAAAAACGGAGGCAAAGGAAGACACATCTGTGCGCAGTAACAATGGCAGTCAACAATTGGCTGCTCTGATGGTCTCAGAGAGCTGACAAAGATATCCTTTCAACAGGAttttccgctctctctctctcctgttctggAAACCAGTGTTTCAGTGGGAGTGGGAGTGGGAgtgggaacccccccccccccccccccccccccgagctgTGAATGTTCCACAGACTGAAAGATCACGCTGTCTCAACCCATCCAGTCTTCATCGTCCTCCTGATGTTGGATCAGGTAAGCTTCATAGAGGGTTAattagaacattccagaacattcttgaGGTTTTTAGGTCTTagtaaaaccaaaacacaaaccactgaGAGTATGCTCACTCTTTTAAGagaattaattattaaaaacaatTCTGATGTTTCTCAAATGCATTGGGTATGCCAAACTGCAACGTTGTTGGCCTTTAGCcagattttttatttgtagtggAGTCATTGTTCTAGCTTTGCTACAAGCCCTATTCCTGGCAATGGGCAAGTTCATGCTCAAACGCAAGAAATAAATTAGGGCCAAAGGCTAAAGGCGTAACAAGGCTTCGGAGGCGCTGCAGGGTAGCACGGCTGTGCAGCCCATGGCCTTGCGTGTTTCCCAGAGATTCCCGATGTGTTTTCCCACTTCAAAAGGGTGCAAAGGTTGTGCGGcagtacagactgactgactgcaccAGTGCAACTTGAAACATGAGGAAAATAATTGTGAAACAGTCTCACCTTCTGCACAAGAGACGTGTAAGTTGCATTCTCTTTCGAcgagatttgtttgtttgtttgtttgtttgtttgtttgtttgtttgatctgGGCACTGTGGTTTTACCCTAGTTGCCCTTGACGTGAGTGAATGTATTGTCTTTCTACAGACTGGCCTGAGGAGAAAACTGCTGGCACGCCAAAGGGAGATGTGGAATAATGGCATTagccagacagacagcagaccacagaggagagagagcagggaggaATCAGTTCTGGCTTTTCTGGGCATCGTTGGAACCATCCTCAATCTTCTTGTCAtcatatttgtttacatttatacaTGCCTTTGAAGTCTGTGGGTAATAAACAAATTGAAATAAATACGTTTTTCTTTGACAAATGGGCAGGTGTTGACCTCAAAAGTTACCTTTTTGGTAAATTTGATTGCGCATTGGATTTGAAACGGTTAACGTCTCATCTACATACAAAGAAATAATTTCTCACTGTTCAGTTCTATGTTACCCTCATCAACGTGTAATAATAATTTGGCCTGTTGCTCTACTCCtcaacagtaaacacagagaagtCACCACAGGTTTATCATGCAACGCGGTGAAGCTCGAGAGACTTCATTGGCTGGTCATCTTCAGACATCTTttaatcaagtttttttttttctttttttttggaatcacTACTGTACTGTTCACATAAACTCTGCATATTACTTCAAACATGATTCATTTTATACTATTTTGCAAGTAAAGATACAATGCTGGCCAAAACACAGGCTCACCGCCTGGTTGGAAATCCTCTGCATGATGTTTTGTAGACAGTTTGGTCTGATGGACTGGAGCCTCTGTTGATAGGTGTTTGATTTCTCCCCGATGGTGGTCCATAAATTCAGCATCACCACTGCAGAGCCCAGTGATTTACCAGTTggcaggagagggaggaaaTGAATGGCACTGGGTCCAGTAACAGTGGTTGGTACAAGAGTagtaacataaacaaataaattaaaaaaagttttaaaatgtatcagTGCATCGATACCTGTGTCACATCGTCGTTGCCTTCTAAGAGTGGAAACGTTTGAGGTGGACAAACGCTGTTTTGATGGTTTGCCTGATCGGTGAGAACAGACCGCGGCCGTGAAAGGATCGCAGGACACATCCAAAATGGATCTCATGCCCCGGGCACACTCTGCTCATGGCCTTTGGAGCAGTTCTTTCCCGTCGGCAGACTAGTGAGGGAGGATTTAGTGTTGCCCTCAAGAGGCACTTTGTTTTGGGAGGGGctgggggttgtgtgtgtgtgtggggggggggggctctgttcTTTTGGGAGTTTTATAGATATAGatttcctctgttctctgtgataaagcttggtttattttttccatctctgttGCTGTGAGGTCTCAGATGGatcataaaaatatgaatattttactcATACTTATccatttaaatgttgtttttctttcctaaaATGCAGCAACATtcagttcaaacaaaacaaactggttTCATTTGTTAGTTTAGAAGTACTATGAGAGTTTGGAGTTTTGTCctggattgattttttttctgtttgtgtgtgtgtgtgtgtgtgtgtgtgtgtgtgtgtgtgttactggccAATGGAATTGCGAAACAGAGCTGTCGGGCTGCTTCATTTTACATTTGCCCTGGTGATGTCCATTACTGACCACACTAGCCCATATATCCCCATATACCTAATATATCATTTGTCAGCTTGTTATTAGTTTGATGTTGCGTTTGGAATCTGTTTAAGCCCATGCCCttatgataaatgaataaacactgAAGTGACTGTTTGAACagaggcttctctctctctctctctctctctctctctctctctctcttcctctctctctctctctctttctctcttcctctctctctctctctctttctctctctttctctttctctctctctctctcttcctctcttcctctctctctctctctctctctctctctcttcctctctcttcctctatctctctctctctttcttttttcttctttaaccCCAGACTAACACAGCTGGGAGCCAACTGAGTTACACTGAggaggcagcagcagcagctttAAGTCCACCAGGACAAACCTTAAAGAGATAATCTTTTCTTTGGGCCAACATACAGAGCCGGAACCACTGAAACATTGGGAAAAACTCAGAGCAGAATTAGATTCCGTATTGTGCATTCACATGATGGAAAATTCACtccattgaaaaaaaacaaacaaaccaacagactGCGCAAACATGGTTATGATATGCAAAGTTCGTACAATGACCTAAATTCCATCATGCCAAGCACAGAATAGTTTTAAAGCATCTAAAGAAATATCCACTCGGTGTCCAGATCACGAGCACTGCAGTGCAGAGTTCAAAGCATCGTCCTAACGCGTGAATGAAGAACTGTTGTATAGTCATTCTCCTCTGCTAATGGAATCTTAAATCAATGTCCAAAAACGAGTAGCAGGAATGATGGATTCAGTGGATGAGTTTGGTCATCAGACAGATTACACAGTAGTGTCTGCTGACTGCCAACCGTTTTTCCACCCTGGTTAATGATCTTAGATAGCCACCTTTATATCCCTGGTGGGATGTTGGTATTCCCATTGCAACATACTAGGTAAAATGCTGTGTTAtcgatttttaaaatgaaaccagttttttttttttttttataaacatcAATACTTTGTAATTTCCCAAAGAAAACCAATTCTCTggcaagttc
This sequence is a window from Chanos chanos chromosome 4, fChaCha1.1, whole genome shotgun sequence. Protein-coding genes within it:
- the glrx5 gene encoding glutaredoxin-related protein 5, mitochondrial, yielding MNSIIRSTARCLRAGNTLYRSNQVNGHLSFVSVRLCSSDAIQKNLGEMVKKDKVVVFMKGTPAQPMCGFSNAVVQILRMHGVDEYTSYNVLEDQDIRQGVKTFSNWPTIPQVFFNGEFVGGCDILLQMHQNGDLVDELQKLGIRSALLDAEKESK